In the Ricinus communis isolate WT05 ecotype wild-type chromosome 3, ASM1957865v1, whole genome shotgun sequence genome, aatatttattggATACAGGTCCAGTTAATGCAAATAAAGAATGTGTATTTGAGATTGTTTGAGCATAAATGTGCACGCATGGGCACATGCATCTCTGTACGAGAGTAATGCCTAATGCCTCGGACCCACAGTTAGTACGATTGCCTTTTTATGCACACATTACTTACCTGCCTTAAGCAAAGTAGTTTACCAAAAGAAAAGTACAAGAAGATGACAACAAAGGAATTCAAACATTTGAAGCAAGCAAAGAGATGAGAGATGCAATTCTGAATTCTGATTGTACAGATGAGATGATAACAGATCAATAACAACAACAGAAAACTCACTGCATATGCAATGGCATATCCATCAAAAGTGCTTGTTCCTCGACCCAATTCATCAAGAAGAACAAGAGAATCTTGAGTGGCATTTTTAAGAACTGAAGCTGTTTCTGTACACTCGATGAAGAATGTACCTGCAGAGAAGAGTAAGTTTCTACAgtcaaattatataagttgGAAGCCCGCATGCACTCTAATTCGTATGAAACTGCCAGTGTATTGGTGTGCATTTGTAATTTTGCACTTCTCAgttttaatctaaaaaatagaaatttcttCCTTAAAAGATATTCAAGATGATGGTCCAATTTGGATCACCAAAATAGAAGCAAGCATTTAGGGAGACCAGTAACTCTTATCTTGCTAGAACTTACTCTCGCCAGTCATAATCCGATCAGTGGCACCAAGTCGTGTGAAAATGATATCAACAAGTGAGAGAACACACTTCTCACTAGGCACGAAACAACCAAGCTGCAAATTAACATAGAATTTAAACAGCAGGGATCTCGATGAAAGATTTAAATGATTCAAACtcgtaaaaaaaaattatgtcagACCATTCGAAGCAACAACACAAACCTGAGCCAGTATAACAGCTAGACATGTGGCACGCAAAAGTGTTGATTTTCCACCCATATTTGGTCCAGTCAGGAGTAAGGTTCGAGGAAGATAACCATCTAGATCCTCACCAAGGTGCAAGTCATTAGGGACAGGCATCCCTCCATTCTCTCCAAGGGCAAAAGGATGCCATAGGCCTCTAATCTTAAGTACAGGTCCTCCCTTATCTTGGCCGAACATACTGGATTTTGACTCGGGTAAAATAACAGGCCTAGACATAGACCCGGATGACATGCTTGCAGTGATTGCAAAAGATCTTAGTACATCAATACAATTAATGGCTTGGATGACTTCAGACCAACATGAAGCTTTCTCAATAAACAAATCAATCAGCACGAACAGTGTTTCAGCCTCTGAATCTGTTACATCATGGTTCTGGTATAAAATATCATGTCAGTATTATGACAGAAGCAGGTAGCAAAAGAGCTAAGATCATTACCATCCCAAGTAGAGAAGGAGTTTAGGAGTTATGTTGTTCCTAAATGACGtgaatatattcttttttactaGAAAAAGTTATAAAGGGAGAGAAAGGAAGCCCTTTTAAGAGAACTATAAAATCCAACAGAATTTATATCCAAAATAACTCGGTGAGCAAGTGTTTCATTttccaaaaaagaaagtgtttTTTATGCTAGATTTCTGGAAAAGTTGGGTAAGCTTTTTAGATGGACCGCAGGACATATCTTGCAGGTCCCACCTCCAAAATGTATGGTAGGTCCCACAAGTATATATCTTGTGGTCGAGTGGACCATGGTCTAGgcaagaaaaaattaaaaactcgttgcttatttaaaataacaaaagacgCAACTGCCAAAAATATTTGACAAAAGAAAGTAGGTGAAGCAGCGGTAGCATGCCGGAACATACAATTAAATGATTCCATATACTttccaataaaattaattacctGCCATTAGTCCTCcttctattcatttattcGTGAAAAATGCACCATCACTAGAACACGAGTAAACATAGTGCAGAAAGAAACAGACCTGGTAATTGGGGAACTCACTATCCACAGCAGCTTCAAATTGGGAGAGGAATTTGTCAAGCCCAGCACTTCCATTTAGCTCCggaagtttaaaattttttgaaaataatgagATTATTCGGTCTTCCTTCTGTAAAAGCAACAACAAATCTATTCCGATCCGAAGCCCTTTCACTAGAGACCCAAACACTTTCACCTACTCAATAGTTGAACTGTTACAAAATATGGATTTGCAATCTAACATTGAgcagtttttattttcactttcCTAACTAacttcaatatataaaattacaatcaaAAGCATATCTTCTCATCATCGTAGACTAAATTTTCAATAACAAGAGTACTTAAGCCCCAAAAGTCTCACTAAAACATCAAAACAAACACAAAGCATACCaactaaagaagaagaaaaatgcaaaataaaaCCATAGTAAGGGTTCCTTGTAGCCTTCTCAGGAGAATGGAAGCAAGCATATTTCTCTTACTGTACAATCCCTAAAGGTCTTGTGGATGATAAATAACTTACCAAGTGGTTTTATGACTTTTGAtaccatattaaaattatgaattccAAGTGAATACCACTGGGCCTTTTGACCTGGTGGTTGTGCCTTTTCGAGGCGTATCCAACCCCCACAGCAATATGCTGGCTCCCTTCCCTTTAACTCGTAATGTACTAACATATATCtctattgaaaaataaaaataataataataatgatagcAAGTAAATGGAAGCAGGTAACTTACTCGCTGTCTCAACACTTTTTTACCAATTAAAGGCAGCACAAGAGAAGCTGATGCCTGAAAGCTAGCCTTGACTCGTCCAAGCATCCTTTCTATGTCTGGAATCTTGCGAAGATATTGTGAAATAACTAACATAATATCTGATTGTGTCATTAGATCTTCAACTACATTCAGCCTATTATTAATGCCTTCAACAGATTTCAATGGATGACACATCCACTTCCTTAAAAGCCGCTTACCAGATGATGTCACACAGTTATCTAGATAATTAAACAATGTACCTGAAATTCATAGAATATACCTGGTTGAACTTTAACTAAATGCTTACACAAGAACCAGAAATATGAGGAACACAGTATTTTTGAAAAGCACTTGCCTGATAAGCCACCATCAGAATTGTTATTAAAAATCTCGAGATTTATTAAAGTCTGTCCATCCATTCTGAGGCAACCACTATAAACTTGGTAGGGCAAAATATCTCCATTCCGTAAAACATCATCTAACTGCAAAAGATGAGCACAATAGTCATGATTAACAACACACAAGTTGGGTCAACGAGGAAAATACAAGTAGGAGGGAGGAGAGAAGAGGCAGGAGGAGGCTCTCAGACAAGCATACCATCAACCTGGACAGATGATCAACAAGTGTACCAAGAGCATTTAGGGTGATATCATGGTGCATTATGCTGTCAAATACATTATTCCATGGGCTAGAAGACCCTCGGAAGTAACCCTTGGACTGAATCGAATTTCTAACTTCAGAAGCATCCAGAAAATTAGTGGAGGGAGGGGCTGGATTCAATTGCACTGCTGTTGAACCTGTAggagaacaaaaaagaaaaaaccgtCCAACTTGCTATGTCATTATTGAAGAGCTATAGTTTTATTATAAGCAGACTGTTCAATACAATAACTCAGAAGTCCCAATCCTTAGTTGAAAGCAAGGTTACATTATATTCACTGGGTAGCAGCAAATCATTGGCCTGAGTTTAACAACTAGATTTGGGAGGGAGCTACACCACAAAACTGTGCAAATCCAGCATTTCGCAAATAGGATATAATTTACCAGTTTCTGTAAGCCAGAAGAGCCAAATAGCACCTTGAAATCTTGTTACATATGTTTCAGAATAATTTTCCTAAATACATGATGATaaggagcaaaaggatttacTGTAGATGGAATAAGAATTGATATGTCCACACTCATCCAAGGCATGCAACATAATCTTTCccttttaattgaaaaataacacATTGCAGATAAGTTTTTTTTGTTGGATAAGCAGAAGTGAAGAGATATCTACAgcaatacaaaaatattacAGGCGGGCTTAACAATGTGTACTTTTATACCATGAAGTACTTGATTTCATCTATAAGAATCTTAAACACACCAGTTATTGAGTACTTTCTGAGCGCTTTCTGAGCTTCTCTAGATATCCCTGTAACATACCAACACAGAAGCTAtagacaaattaaaattattttttgttccaagatataagaaaaataaaataaaataaaaggatatatGTTTTACCTTTGGTTTCATATATGACTTCTTTTGGCGAGACCTACAATTAATTCCAACAAGAGAATGAAAATCTAATTTTGTCTCTGAATATTACAGAACACTACAGGGTTTTTCATGAGCAAGTAAATTAGAAAGCCTACCTGCATCAACAGTGCCCCCAAAGCAGCACATGAAGTATCATCATTGATAGAACCAACCCAAAATCGCAGAGAAGCGCAATCAACAAAAGCAAAGCCATAAGCAGTTTCCCCATTATCCAGGCCATAGTTTCCCTATAGGCAATATCCAAAAGGagcaaaataaaagttaaatagcTTCACAAacttttgagaaaatagaacCAGATACGTGCAAGTAGCATTAGCATTTTAAGCAGGGTAAGTTTACAAGGATAATACGAGAGAAAAACAGGTGGAGTTTAATAACTGTCTGATATGACACGTAGGAAAGGTAATTTAAATGTATAATATGAAGATACAGAGAATCACGTCATCATAGTTCAACAGTTCTCTTGATGGTTAATGTTAAGGAACAGATGatgtgaagaaaaaaaaaactcctGCAGTTAACTGATGATATCTCAAAGAAAGCTAGATTGATGAGAAAAAACACTCACTGCACTTATGTTTCAAGAGTTAACATGGAACCTTACAGACCTCCTTTAGGGCAAGAAGATGAACTGCATCAGGACCAATATTACCATCTGTTGCAGTTGATGGTGTAATAACCTGAACTAATTTTCTCTGGATTACCTGAAACCCAACAGCAATGGCGTTTATACAAGCAAAGACAATAAAATTCACCAACATATGTAAATGAAATTGCAATAGCATTTATGGAAGCAACCACTTACAGAATTTGCACCCCTAGCTTTTGCTTGAACAGATGTCTCTAACTGCTCAATTCGTCCAACTTTATATCttgacaaagaaaaaagaagcaatAAGTGAGTTGCAATTGGTCTAAACCAGGAAAGCAGAAAACGACTCCCCTAACTACCAGGAGATGGGTaaattttcatctttttattcaatttagaGCTGACAAAGGCTTAGAGCAAGTTGGCACACGCTATTTcctgtttcctttttccttcatGTGTCTTTTCTTATCTATGAAACAATGAAAATCTCCCATGCAATTCAGTCCACCCAAAAGTTACACTCACTCATGCTTCCACAAAAGCATAAAACCAAATTATTGCTTATCAAATTGCCATATATTAGAAGATTTAAAGTACATGATGCAGGCACTTGGAGGTTGCAGCAAACATCCATTCCTTTATAAGGAGTAGTAATAGCGTATGGCAATGAGAAGAGGCACAAGTTAAAGGTCAATGTTTCCCTACCCACGAGCAACCAGCTTTTCAACAGCATCATCAATCCCACTTTCAGATATACCAACCTAGTCAAAAAGGGAGAAATTGCCATATAGATAAGGCagacatatataattataatgagTACACAAAAATTTATAGGGAAGGAACTAGAAGTTACCTGTCGACATTTCCCCACACCACTTAGTGTGATTTTCCAGTCCAGCTCCTTGTGACCAATTTCAGCATCAAGTTCATAAAGCTCATAGAATTTCCCCTATATCCAATCATAAGTCATTCCAAAacacatttaaaatttttaaagaaatatgtTGATGCACAACTAAAGGAAATGAATACAAGGATCAATACCTTAAACCCCAACTTAATGACAATCTAATGCATGACAAAACAATATGAATGAACTTGATGACTTTAGCCTTTCTTAGTTTTCCTCCATATTTGTTGTTTTTGATAAATCATgctattttatatgatttatatCAGACAACGTAAATTAACCAAAAGAAATACTGGGAATCAGCAATTACTGACCACTTTGAAGAAAAGGACAACATCCATATACTGAGATTTGACACTCCAGTATTGTTTCTGAGAAGCTGACATTATCCTCAATGCATCAGGTGGTATATAAAGTGTCTTTTTGTCGTAAAGAGGATCGCTAGGCCTTCTTCCATTAATGTCCCTAATTCGCAAAGGGTCAAGCCACTCAAATTTGCTTGTTGAGTCAGATATTTGGCCTTGGTTCTTGCTTACGGCTGTTGAGTCCAGAAGAAGTTTCGCCCTTTTGCTagcattcaataagaaagtgGCATCTTTGTCATCCACCTTAGGACTATCGTGTTGAATGCGCTTCAAACGAGGAACTAGAGGTTGCACACCTGGTGTTTCTGGCCCAggaacatcatcatcattgcTTTCAACATCAACCACAGCATTGTAACTACAAGGATTTCCCTTTTCAGGATATAGGGCAGTAGTTCCCTGTTTGGACAATCCTTTTTTATCAGTAAATCTACCAGATACATTGGTGGAAGTATGATTAGCCAGGATCCTGCAAAGTTTCGACATACTATAAACAAGTGCCTTGCAATTAAAGTAGGTCATTACATAAAGCATAGCgattaatctttcttttttctttgcatttcTGCTCATCGGCTAATTATTTAAGAATCTGTTTGGAAAGTCAAAAAAAATGCAAGAATTCAGtgtaaataaattctttaaacttcaaaaaaaaaaaaacagtgtTAATGTTTAAAAGAGCATATAAATTGCCAAAATgtaattctttcaagaaataattattaagttattttaaaagaaatgaaatgatataaatatgcattatCATTCTAAATAAGAGGTATTACGTCAtgtttaaataagaaaatcattttccatAAGTTATGCTTGGACTTAATTTCAACCTATTAATCTCTTCTAAAATGCAATTTTTCAATCTACAATAATCCAGTAGAAAAATTTagcataataattaatttctaaccAAATAACATTATATTACCCTATTTGCTCAGTCTCAGTTTAATTACAAgcaaaataatatgatataagaataaatacctaacttcaagaaaaaaaaaaaaaaaagcaaaaataaatacctCTGAAGAGGCTTTTCTTTGTCATCAGTCTTGACGAACTTATGCATAATGCTCGAGAAAAGTGAAGAACCTTTGATACTCTCATTCTCCGTAGACCTCACAGGTAGAATCTGACGCGGCACCTTCTCCGGCGGAGTGTCGGTTCCTTGAATCTCAGGTTCACTTGAAACAGTGACTTTTTGGTTCTGCTTCTCTGAAGAAAACCGAGGGGCTTTCCCTCCATCGAAAGCGTCTCCGGCTCCGGAGTTCTGATTCCCCGCCGGCAAGGGTTTCTGGAAGAAAGAGAGTATAGATTTCTGGCgctgcattttcttttcttttcttttcttaataaatttacagAGAGTCAAGTTTGCAAATGTGGTTATATTGaaacttatatatatgtgtaaaTTTTGGCGCCAAAATCTGCCGGTTCTAAATTTCCAATAGCGAAAATGGCGCAAGGATTTGTAAATGCAGATGTTTCGCTATA is a window encoding:
- the LOC8284823 gene encoding DNA mismatch repair protein MSH7 isoform X1 — protein: MQRQKSILSFFQKPLPAGNQNSGAGDAFDGGKAPRFSSEKQNQKVTVSSEPEIQGTDTPPEKVPRQILPVRSTENESIKGSSLFSSIMHKFVKTDDKEKPLQRILANHTSTNVSGRFTDKKGLSKQGTTALYPEKGNPCSYNAVVDVESNDDDVPGPETPGVQPLVPRLKRIQHDSPKVDDKDATFLLNASKRAKLLLDSTAVSKNQGQISDSTSKFEWLDPLRIRDINGRRPSDPLYDKKTLYIPPDALRIMSASQKQYWSVKSQYMDVVLFFKVGKFYELYELDAEIGHKELDWKITLSGVGKCRQVGISESGIDDAVEKLVARGYKVGRIEQLETSVQAKARGANSVIQRKLVQVITPSTATDGNIGPDAVHLLALKEVCKGNYGLDNGETAYGFAFVDCASLRFWVGSINDDTSCAALGALLMQVSPKEVIYETKGISREAQKALRKYSITGSTAVQLNPAPPSTNFLDASEVRNSIQSKGYFRGSSSPWNNVFDSIMHHDITLNALGTLVDHLSRLMLDDVLRNGDILPYQVYSGCLRMDGQTLINLEIFNNNSDGGLSGTLFNYLDNCVTSSGKRLLRKWMCHPLKSVEGINNRLNVVEDLMTQSDIMLVISQYLRKIPDIERMLGRVKASFQASASLVLPLIGKKVLRQRVKVFGSLVKGLRIGIDLLLLLQKEDRIISLFSKNFKLPELNGSAGLDKFLSQFEAAVDSEFPNYQNHDVTDSEAETLFVLIDLFIEKASCWSEVIQAINCIDVLRSFAITASMSSGSMSRPVILPESKSSMFGQDKGGPVLKIRGLWHPFALGENGGMPVPNDLHLGEDLDGYLPRTLLLTGPNMGGKSTLLRATCLAVILAQLGCFVPSEKCVLSLVDIIFTRLGATDRIMTGESTFFIECTETASVLKNATQDSLVLLDELGRGTSTFDGYAIAYAVFRHLVEKVNCRLLFATHYHPLTKEFGSNPRVILQHMACAFKSKSESYSESDQDLVFLYRLASGACPESYGLQVAVMAGIPENVVEAASQAGQVMKKSIGESFRSSEKRSEFSTLHEDGLKTLLSATQIGGCNFDNTDDVYDTLFCLWHELKNSYQS
- the LOC8284823 gene encoding DNA mismatch repair protein MSH7 isoform X2, translating into MQRQKSILSFFQKPLPAGNQNSGAGDAFDGGKAPRFSSEKQNQKVTVSSEPEIQGTDTPPEKVPRQILPVRSTENESIKGSSLFSSIMHKFVKTDDKEKPLQRILANHTSTNVSGRFTDKKGLSKQGTTALYPEKGNPCSYNAVVDVESNDDDVPGPETPGVQPLVPRLKRIQHDSPKVDDKDATFLLNASKRAKLLLDSTAVSKNQGQISDSTSKFEWLDPLRIRDINGRRPSDPLYDKKTLYIPPDALRIMSASQKQYWSVKSQYMDVVLFFKVGKFYELYELDAEIGHKELDWKITLSGVGKCRQVGISESGIDDAVEKLVARGYKVGRIEQLETSVQAKARGANSVIQRKLVQVITPSTATDGNIGPDAVHLLALKEGNYGLDNGETAYGFAFVDCASLRFWVGSINDDTSCAALGALLMQVSPKEVIYETKGISREAQKALRKYSITGSTAVQLNPAPPSTNFLDASEVRNSIQSKGYFRGSSSPWNNVFDSIMHHDITLNALGTLVDHLSRLMLDDVLRNGDILPYQVYSGCLRMDGQTLINLEIFNNNSDGGLSGTLFNYLDNCVTSSGKRLLRKWMCHPLKSVEGINNRLNVVEDLMTQSDIMLVISQYLRKIPDIERMLGRVKASFQASASLVLPLIGKKVLRQRVKVFGSLVKGLRIGIDLLLLLQKEDRIISLFSKNFKLPELNGSAGLDKFLSQFEAAVDSEFPNYQNHDVTDSEAETLFVLIDLFIEKASCWSEVIQAINCIDVLRSFAITASMSSGSMSRPVILPESKSSMFGQDKGGPVLKIRGLWHPFALGENGGMPVPNDLHLGEDLDGYLPRTLLLTGPNMGGKSTLLRATCLAVILAQLGCFVPSEKCVLSLVDIIFTRLGATDRIMTGESTFFIECTETASVLKNATQDSLVLLDELGRGTSTFDGYAIAYAVFRHLVEKVNCRLLFATHYHPLTKEFGSNPRVILQHMACAFKSKSESYSESDQDLVFLYRLASGACPESYGLQVAVMAGIPENVVEAASQAGQVMKKSIGESFRSSEKRSEFSTLHEDGLKTLLSATQIGGCNFDNTDDVYDTLFCLWHELKNSYQS